Proteins from one Podospora pseudoanserina strain CBS 124.78 chromosome 1, whole genome shotgun sequence genomic window:
- the RIB4 gene encoding lumazine synthase (EggNog:ENOG503P149; COG:H; BUSCO:EOG09264OYZ), producing the protein MHTKGPAPQYHDGSNLRIGIVHARWNDTIIEPLVQGAKDKLLEAGVKESNIVVQTVPGAWELPIAVQRLYAASQVQSSSAGAGGSAGDLLGSSTADLASLSAGSSVSTGPFDAIIAIGVLIKGETMHFEYIAESVSHGLMRVSLDTGVPVIFGVLTVLNDEQAKARAGIIPGSHNHGEDWGLAAVEMSVKRKNWATGVIE; encoded by the exons ATGCACACCAAAGGCCCAGCCCCGCAATACCACGATGGCAGTAACCTCCGCATCGGCATCGTCCACGCTCGCTGGAATGACACCATAATCGAGCCTCTGGTCCAGGGCGCAAAGGACAAGCTGTTGGAGGCGGGTGTCAAGGAATCAAATATCGTGGTACAGACAGTCCCAGGCGCGTGGGAGCTGCCAATTGCTGTTCAGCG TCTCTATGCAGCTTCGCAAGTGCAATCGTCTTCTGCTGGCGCTGGGGGGTCGGCAGGTGATTTGCTGGGAAGTTCGACGGCCGATTTGGCGTCACTCTCTGCCGGAAGCTCGGTCTCGACGGGCCCATTCGATGCCATCATTGCCATAGGGGTCTTGATCAAGGGGGAGACGATGCATTTTGAATATATTGCCGAAAGTGTGTCGCATGGCCTAATGCGTGTGTCCCTAGACACAGGCGTGCCCGTCATTTTTGGCGTCTTGACCGTCTTGAACGACGAACAAGCCAAGGCACGTGCGGGTATCATCCCCGGCAGCCATAATCATGGGGAGGATTGGGGCCTTGCCGCTGTGGAAATGAGTGTCAAGCGCAAGAATTGGGCCACGGGCGTTATTGAATAG